In Daucus carota subsp. sativus chromosome 4, DH1 v3.0, whole genome shotgun sequence, one DNA window encodes the following:
- the LOC108216040 gene encoding aluminum-activated malate transporter 9 gives MAAKLGSFRHTFAERRELVKLLSGKKSSSEISSTGLYINNNIEQEDKGFGTKKVVNFWKKLKDVGVKGFEMGRADPRKIVFSAKMGLALVLISFLIFWKEPIKELSSHSVWAILTVVVVFEFSIGATLSKGFNRGLGTLSAGGLALGTAHLCELAGDWEESVVIVSVFVIGFCTTYAKLYPTFKPYEYGFRVFLLTYCFIMVSGYQKGDFLHTAVTRFLLIALGAGVSLVVNICIYPIWAGEDLHNLVAKNFARVADSLEGCISGYLHCVEYKRIPSKILTYQASDDPVYSGYRSAVESTSQEDSLLGFAIWEPPHGPYKTLNYPWKNYVKVGGSLRHCAFMVMALHGCILSEIQAPAERRLVFRDELQKTGTAGAKVLREIGKKLKKMEKLGMVDILEEVHEAAENLQKKIDQKSYLLVNSESWEIGRPTIVLEDPEDFQTTDCDEKRFPEYKSRSETVLDLSSLQGNWDFSKSNVDDKSNTSETFSKNSSAATNQEKSKTYESASVLSLATFASLLIEFVARLQNLVDSFEELSIKANFKEPSDEAVAEVEVMSLWSRFCRFFKYKKREDCLLV, from the exons ATGGCTGCTAAATTAGGGTCCTTTAGGCACACTTTTGCAGAAAGAAGAGAGCTTGTGAAATTGTTATCTGGTAAAAAGAGCTCTTCAGAAATTTCATCAACTGGGTTGTACATAAACAACAATATAGAACAAGAAGACAAGGGTTTTGGTACTAAAAAAGTTGTAAACTTTTGGAAGAAATTAAAAGATGTTGGTGTTAAAGGTTTTGAGATGGGTCGGGCTGATCCGAGAAAGATTGTCTTCTCTGCGAAAATGGGCTTGGCTTTGGTGCTTATATCTTTCTTGATTTTCTGGAAAGAACCCATTAAGGAACTCAGTTCTCACTCTGTTTGGGCTATACTCACTGTTGTTGTTGTATTTGAGTTCAGTATTG GTGCAACCTTAAGCAAAGGATTTAATCGTGGATTGGGGACACTATCAGCTGGGGGGCTTGCCCTTGGGACGGCACATTTATGTGAATTGGCCGGAGACTGGGAAGAATCTGTTGTTATTGTCAGCGTATTTGTTATAG GTTTTTGCACCACTTACGCAAAACTGTACCCCACATTCAAGCCGTACGAATATGGTTTCAGGGTCTTCTTATTGACATATTGTTTTATCATGGTATCCGGATATCAGAAGGGAGATTTTTTACATACAGCAGTAACCCGATTCTTGCTCATTGCATTGGGGGCTGGTGTAAGTTTGGTGGTTAATATCTGCATCTACCCTATTTGGGCTGGGGAGGATCTGCACAATTTGGTGGCAAAGAACTTTGCACGTGTTGCTGACTCTTTGGAAG GATGTATCAGTGGTTATCTTCATTGTGTTGAGTACAAGAGGATTCCTTCAAAAATTCTTACTTACCAAGCTTCTGACGATCCAGTGTATAGTGGCTACAGATCAGCTGTGGAGTCTACCAGCCAAGAAGATTCTCTG TTGGGTTTTGCTATATGGGAGCCGCCTCATGGTCCTTACAAAACGCTTAATTACCCCTGGAAAAACTATGTCAAAGTCGGTGGCTCGTTAAGGCATTGTGCATTCATGGTCATGGCATTGCATGGATGTATTCTCTCTGAAATACAG GCTCCTGCTGAGAGAAGACTAGTTTTTCGCGATGAACTGCAGAAGACAGGTACTGCAGGTGCCAAAGTATTACGTGAGATtggaaaaaagttaaaaaagatGGAGAAGTTAGGAATGGTGGATATACTTGAAGAAGTGCATGAAGCAGCAGAGAACTTGCAGAAAAAGATTGATCAAAAGTCATACCTTCTCGTCAATTCTGAAAGCTGGGAAATTGGAAGACCAACAATAGTACTAGAAGATCCTGAAGATTTTCAAACAACAGATTGTGACGAAAAAAGATTTCCAGAATACAAGTCTCGCAGTGAAACTGTGCTAGATCTTAGCTCACTCCAGGGGAACTGGGATTTTAGCAAATCTAACGTGGATGACAAATCTAACACAAGCGAAACCTTCAGTAAAAACAGTTCTGCAGCTACAAACCAAGAAAAATCGAAGACGTATGAGAGTGCTAGCGTGTTGTCTTTGGCAACGTTTGCATCGCTTTTGATTGAGTTTGTTGCAAGGCTCCAAAATCTTGTTGATTCATTCGAAGAGTTGAGCATCAAAGCTAACTTCAAGGAACCTAGTGATGAGGCAGTTGCAGAAGTAGAAGTTATGAGCTTGTGGAGCAGGTTTTGTaggtttttcaaatataagaaAAGAGAAGACTGCTTACTAGTTTAA
- the LOC108217929 gene encoding protein PLANT CADMIUM RESISTANCE 4 encodes MGRPEEEMQDQQGDEQQHQPYGQEYYNHQENPNVEFTPPPTYPPPTPPAQYQNEPQYQMPQPPQFQPFNQNPPQPPQLQAFNQNQPGYPPPQQPSSQYAGYNQNPAQMGQSPRPAVGYPQMQVNVGTENWNSELFGCLEDPQNALITAFFPCVTFGQIAEIVDNGHSSCTTQGVLYGAALVCLGMPCLVSCSYRTKLRSRYELMETPAPDWFTHCFCEPCALCQEYRELRHRGFDPSIGWQGNLALQERNYPMKPPASPGMMHR; translated from the exons ATGGGTCGTCCCGAGGAAGAGATGCAAGATCAACAAGGCGATGAGCAGCAGCATCAGCCATATGGTCAAGAATACTATAACCATCAAGAAAATCCAAATGTTGAATTTACGCCACCACCAACATATCCTCCACCAACTCCACCAGCACAATATCAAAATGAGCCACAATATCAGATGCCTCAGCCTCCTCAGTTCCAGCCATTTAATCAAAATCCACCTCAGCCTCCGCAGCTCCAAGCATTTAATCAGAATCAGCCAGGGTATCCGCCGCCTCAGCAGCCTTCATCGCAGTATGCAGGGTATAATCAAAATCCAGCACAGATGGGTCAATCGCCTCGACCAGCTGTAGGCTATCCTCAGATGCAAGTCAATGTTGGTACTGAGAATTGGAATAGCGAGTTGTTTGGATGTCTGGAGGATCCACAAAATG CTCTAATCACAGCATTCTTTCCATGTGTGACATTTGGACAAATCGCGGAGATAGTTGACAATGGCCATTCTT CATGCACAACCCAGGGAGTGCTATATGGCGCCGCACTGGTCTGCTTAGGGATGCCTTGCTTGGTTTCATGTTCTTATCGAACCAAGCTGAGAAGCCGATATGAATTGATGGAAACTCCTGCCCCAGATTGGTTTACTCATTGCTTCTGTGAGCCCTGTGCTCTTTGCCAAGAATACAGAGAGCTTCGCCACAGAGGATTCGACCCCTCTATAG GATGGCAGGGGAACTTGGCCTTGCAGGAGCGGAACTATCCAATGAAACCACCGGCCAGCCCAGGGATGATGCACAGATAG
- the LOC108219596 gene encoding uncharacterized protein LOC108219596 yields MSRSPSLSLKSVPNLSVDPKSFDQWAVAFCIIRFDLEQGQLIEDCYPPGCLSQEEELEVAFNSFPDSVSQHHNRSSIHDCIFFFRIKRRTSGVVLETSSKGRGKNTRYLYGFVFNRQRHDERLKRGGEQKSVVILSHSPYSSVFRPLLQIMGPLFFDIGKKALDNVASFVSKWPNPLPGQLMDLPIGNATLKVNLPPAHSLPLDGEVLFEESASSMAPLLPTNQSVPQGLFHDSDLFGTFKGLLLQLWVLWELLLIGEPILIIAPTPPQCCEAVASLVSLVAPLLLSVDFRPYFTIHDPAFAQLNSLQEGDVFPPMILGVTNLFFLKSLRNIPHTVSVGSPAPNSSRPSLAPRASIGSVPARLDAFGLQQSLKKFSPSSLLNAVKLRRDGPLCLMTEHKEAFWTTYTAITKPDTSVLNRLVDAGLSPRVEESMSVVNNEILRRHFLELTTNFLAPFGRYFRAFAPSEGVSPFVDPPPLPQFNDDDFLGSLSARGPGKFLSKRMRSNWLELYRRFLRGHNFRPWFERKRTVAEQEQHKLWRQARIKSDIYQYINRMSELEVVDSFNATERHLIQEEQSGNADEDSLATCQKLRGDLKAVFNILPKDMHQLLLMNPERAALLQDTLEEGLREHPSAQAGLRNSSTPPR; encoded by the exons ATGAGCCGGTCTCCGTCATTGTCTTTGAAGTCTGTACCAAACTTGAGTGTTGACCCGAAATCATTTGATCAATGGGCTGTTGCCTTTTGTATCATTAGATTTGACCTTGAACAGGGGCAGTTAATTGAAGATTGCTATCCACCTGGTTGTCTTAGTCAAGAAGAGGAACTTGAAGTCGCTTTTAATTCATTTCCTGATTCTGTTTCCCAACACCATAACCGATCAAGCATTCATGATTGCATTTTTTTCTTTCGAATTAAGAGGAGAACTTCTGGAGTGGTGCTTGAGACCTCTTCGAAGGGTAGGGGTAAAAATACAAGGTATTTGTATGGTTTCGTATTTAATAGGCAGAGACATGATGAAAGGCTAAAGCGAGGTGGTGAGCAGAAGTCAGTAGTGATTTTGTCTCATAGTCCTTATTCTAGTGTTTTTAGACCTTTGCTACAAATCATGGGTCCTTTGTTTTTTGACATTGGTAAGAAAGCCCTTGATAATGTTGCTTCTTTTGTATCAAAATGGCCTAATCCTCTACCAGGTCAACTGATGGATCTTCCTATTGGAAATGCAACACTTAAAGTGAACTTGCCACCTGCACATAGCTTGCCTTTAGACGGTGAGGTGTTGTTTGAAGAATCTGCTTCTTCAATGGCTCCGCTTCTTCCTACTAACCAATCAGTTCCACAGGGTCTTTTTCACGACTCTGATCTCTTTGGTACATTTAAGGGCCTCCTATTGCAGCTTTGGGTACTATGGGAATTGTTACTTATTGGTGAGCCCATTCTTATAATAGCGCCAACACCTCCTCAGTGCTGTGAGGCAGTTGCTAGTCTCGTTAGTTTAGTAGCCCCGCTTCTTTTGAGTGTTGATTTTAGGCCTTACTTCACCATTCATGACCCTGCATTTGCCCAATTAAACTCACTACAAGAAGGGGATGTTTTTCCTCCAATGATTCTGGGTGTCACAAACCTCTTCTTCTTGAAATCTCTGCGTAATATCCCTCATACTGTTTCTGTTGGAAGTCCTGCTCCTAATTCAAGTCGCCCTAGTCTAGCTCCAAGGGCCTCAATTGGCAGCGTGCCTGCTAGACTTGATGCCTTTGGTCTTCAACAATCCCTAAAGAAGTTTTCCCCTTCAAGTTTGTTAAACGCTGTTAAGTTGAGGAGAGATGGTCCACTTTGCCTGATGACAGAACACAAAGAAGCATTCTGGACAACTTACACAGCAATCACAAAGCCAGACACTTCTGTCTTGAACAGACTAGTTGATGCTGGTTTGTCACCACGGGTAGAGGAGTCAATGTCGGTTGTTAATAATGAGATACTACGTCGTCATTTCCTGGAGCTTACTACCAACTTTCTGGCTCCCTTTGGCCGATATTTTAGAGCTTTTGCACCTTCTGAAGGAGTATCTCCATTCGTTGACCCCCCTCCTCTCCCTCAGTTCAATGACGATGATTTCCTTGGAAGTTTATCAGCAAGAGGTCCTGGAAAGTTTTTGTCAAAGCGAATGAGATCAAATTGGCTTGAGCTATACAG GCGGTTTTTAAGGGGTCACAACTTTAGGCCATGGTTTGAAAGGAAACGTACTGTCGCAGAGCAAGAACAGCATAAACTATGGAGACAAGCAAGGATAAAATCTGACATATATCAATACATAAATAGAATGTCTGAATTGGAAGTTGTTGATTCCTTTAATGCTACAGAGAGGCATCTTATTCAAGAAGAACAG TCTGGGAATGCCGATGAGGACTCCTTAGCGACTTGTCAAAAGCTGAGGGGAGATTTGAAGGCGGTATTTAACATTCTTCCAAAAGATATGCATCAGCTTCTGCTTATGAACCCCGAAAGGGCAGCTCTCCTGCAAGATACACTTGAAGAAGGATTAAGGGAACATCCTTCTGCGCAAGCTGGGTTGCGCAACTCTTCCACTCCACCGAGATGA